The genomic stretch AACGTCTCAAGGTTAAACGGAATGTCCGGAATGAAGAAGGAAGGCAGAGATTGAGTGATTTCCCCCAAATCCCCAACCGTACCTAAATTTAAGTCTCCCCAGATAACTACCGCTGTAAGGGCAACGATAGCGATCAGAGGAGATGGTATGGCTTTGAAAAATCGAGGCAATACATATACAATAAACAAAGTAATAGCGACAAATACATATGTCAAAGTTGATATCCCTACAAAATGAGGAACCTGCGCCATAAATATCAGAATTGCGAGTGCGTTAACAAATCCGATCATAACCGCTCGTGGTATAAACTTCATTACCTTTGCAATCTTGAATATCCCAAAAATAAGCTGTATGATTCCAGTGAGTATAGTTGCGGCCAATAAATATTGTAATCCATGTTCTTTAACTAGTGGGACCATGAGTAGAGCCATTGCACCAGTAGCGGCAGAAATCATACCTGGACGCCCGCCTACAAATGCTATAATAACTGCGATACTAAAAGAGGCATATAGACCAACCATGGGATCGACACCGGCAATAATTGAAAAGGCAATCGCTTCAGGAATGAGTGCCAAGGCTACAACAATTCCGGCAAGCACATCGCCCTTTATGTTGGAGAACCATTCCCTTTTAATTCTTTCAATCACGTTTACTTTCACTCCTTATTTTTTTATTGTGACTTTTAACTCTCATAAAAGTCTGGTTCCATATTAGGCAAATTCATTTTACCATCAAAGAGACCAAAAAGGAACCTTTTTAGTCCGTTTAAAAGTATGATATAAAAATGGCTTTGGCAGTTAGGAGAACATCTTATGTTAATTGGCTATATGAGACCTTATCAAGATGATTTAAGTTGTAAAATCCAGTTTGAGATTTTGAATGACTTAAAATGTGATCATTACTTCACTGAAGAACATTCGTCTCCTAAAAAAAGAGTAATGTTAGAAACAATGATAAATCAGCTTCAAACAGGAGATACAATCGCCGTTTCGAAGCTTTCCTCATTTGCCGATTCCACGCGGCATCTTGCAGAATTATTAAATCAATTAAATGAAAAACAAGCTTATCTTTATTCCGTTGGCGAAGGAATAAATACAAATCATTCATCTGCATCTAATTACTCATTTCAAGACAGCGTAAATTATTTGCTTAATTTTCAAAGCGACATCATTAGTGAGTACACTAAAAAAGGATTGTATGAGGCTAAAAAAAAGGGGATGAAGCCTGGTCGTCCCCGTAAAGCGGATGATAACGTGAAACGTGCTATTATTATGTATCAAAGCCAAAAATTTAGTCTTGCTCAAATTAAGGAAGAAACAGGAATTAGCAAAACTACATTATACCGATATTTAGAAAACTGAAAATGCAGGTATCACCACAGCAGATTGAAATTAGCGTATAGTTGTCATGCCAAATTAGCGTACATCAAGTATACGATCCGAAACTGAAATACCTAATGACCGATAATCTAAATTAGAGGTCATTACAAAAAATAATAAACGGTGGATTATGGAGAAAGATACAGTGAATGAATTTCAATATACGCAACAGCACTTGGCGAATGAACGAACCTACCTCGCTTGGGTGAGAACCGCCATTACGGTTGTTGGACTAGGGTTCTTAGCTGCAGGAGTTATTTTCAGGGAATATTTAAGTGTACGATGGGAGAACATGACTGCGGTATCCATAGGTATCGGATCAATCTTACTTGCTTGCCTAATCCTTATTATTGCCACTAAGAACTATTTAAGGACACAGAAGGAGATAAACCAAGGAACCTTTAGGCCGACCAAGTCCATTGTTTATGTTGTTCTAGTTGGATTAATCGTATTAAATCTTTCTTTCTTGTTATTAATTGTTCTCATTGCATTAAACTAAAGAACATGCTAGGAACACGCGTTTATTTAGGA from Paenibacillus sp. FSL H8-0548 encodes the following:
- a CDS encoding recombinase family protein, with product MLIGYMRPYQDDLSCKIQFEILNDLKCDHYFTEEHSSPKKRVMLETMINQLQTGDTIAVSKLSSFADSTRHLAELLNQLNEKQAYLYSVGEGINTNHSSASNYSFQDSVNYLLNFQSDIISEYTKKGLYEAKKKGMKPGRPRKADDNVKRAIIMYQSQKFSLAQIKEETGISKTTLYRYLEN
- a CDS encoding DUF202 domain-containing protein; this encodes MNEFQYTQQHLANERTYLAWVRTAITVVGLGFLAAGVIFREYLSVRWENMTAVSIGIGSILLACLILIIATKNYLRTQKEINQGTFRPTKSIVYVVLVGLIVLNLSFLLLIVLIALN